Proteins encoded together in one Mycolicibacter minnesotensis window:
- a CDS encoding non-ribosomal peptide synthetase — MTETTTQANSARTAAIEDVLALSPLQQGLFSLAKLATDDGGESDGLDVYTVQFVIDIEGAVDAALLRRSADAMLARHANLRASFWDVDLPHPVQIIPAAAGLPWREISAGPDEFDEIARIERATNFDLARGPLLRFVLIESAPEQRRLIVTVHHLLLDGWSMAVFFDEMVAVYRAGGADPLPPPRPYRDYIGWLASQDSDAAVAAWREYLAVLNAPTILARGTQPVVGSALPLTHEVALDSEATARLTEWARRHGLTLNTVLQFAWAVLLGRLTDRTDVAFGAVVSGRPQQLTGVETMVGLFINTVPVTASTPPRAEVVAACQALQRDTAAMRDLGYLSLSTVQRANSNAVFDTLLVFENAPIGSASAGVTTDDGVRFIPIAVESLTHYPLTLVSYPPRDGRFTVLLEAIPEALGELSIPDLGQRLLQILGQLSDPARPRIADLEVLLPAERAHVVSGQVAVQAKSVPDLFAAAVAAGPDSPALTDQNRSLTYAELASESARLARVLAGQGIGPEDRVAIALPRSLDSVIAILAVLQAGAAYVPIDIGLPDARIESILRQSGPKLTLNPELMTQLRADGAVQRPTPSTIHPESAAYVIFTSGSTGEPKGVIGTHSALASYFADHQQRMYAPAIAQLGRPLRIAHAWSLSFDASWQPLVGLLGGQSVHLFSAEDMRDAEAIIDGIRRHRLDMIDTSPSMFTQLFDAGLLNAESDHRLTVLALGGEAIAPHVWARLRAAPSTAVHNCYGPTETTVEAVVADVADTDVPVIGQAVRGMVAHVLDSALREVPAGVAGELYLSGAQVTRGYLGRAGATAARYVADPAGTGGRMYRTGDLVRRRADGRLVYLGRADDQVKVRGYRVEIAEVEGALAAATGVTAAAVVAVVGPTGTQLAGFVAGTGVDTTRVRAEIGSRLPSYLIPARLLAVESMPLTPNGKLDTEHLTALLAQSGPLGGGAEAVTDTERALVAVLAEVLAGPAGSPSADVAALGVEADLRELGLDSIVALSLVRAGRQRGLPLRPRAVLSCNTIRDLAAVLDNEIAQAAQVSQSGGPLADDGPIPLLPAGRWLYQYGSPRRLGQVEAIRLPDDTDPQQLHSALAAVVAAHPLLHARLDLAELTLHPIEPTDILCEVAVAVADQSMVTEHGTRLLQSLDPEAGAMLRAVWLRPPSGAGVLILGAHVLAMDPVSWQVILGELHAALAGTEPLPEHSGYRRWAAALQQRAQDLDTVDFWAAQLAGEDPELGARRVDPRHDHAGDLTVTVTVADPGVTAALLATQVPLHDLLVAATARMVRAWRARRGQVDAPPLLAVETHGRAEEVVTGVDTTDIAGLLSAIYPLRVPRADPAAVADALAGIPGGGIDYGLLAYLRADTAEQLAVFPGPQLLLNYLGRVDRVGAGPAVAPDLIARLPSVPEPGQAVRHELSIFAAVADVGAGPALMAQWRTLPDILGDAEIVQLQGLFADSLSELVEELR; from the coding sequence GTGACCGAGACAACAACACAGGCCAACTCCGCACGCACTGCGGCCATCGAGGACGTGCTGGCGCTGTCCCCGCTGCAGCAGGGACTGTTCTCGCTGGCCAAACTCGCCACCGATGACGGTGGCGAGAGCGACGGCCTCGACGTCTACACCGTTCAGTTCGTCATCGACATCGAGGGGGCTGTCGACGCTGCGCTGCTGCGCCGCAGCGCCGATGCCATGCTTGCCCGGCACGCCAATCTGCGGGCCTCTTTCTGGGATGTCGACCTGCCGCACCCGGTACAGATCATCCCCGCGGCCGCGGGCCTTCCGTGGCGTGAAATTTCTGCTGGTCCAGACGAGTTCGATGAGATCGCGCGCATCGAACGCGCCACCAACTTCGACTTGGCGCGCGGTCCGCTGCTGCGCTTCGTGCTCATCGAGTCCGCACCCGAACAGCGCCGGCTCATCGTCACCGTCCACCACCTGCTGCTCGATGGGTGGTCGATGGCGGTGTTCTTCGACGAGATGGTCGCCGTCTACCGCGCCGGTGGAGCGGATCCGCTGCCCCCGCCGCGGCCCTACCGCGACTACATCGGGTGGCTCGCGAGCCAGGACAGTGACGCAGCAGTGGCGGCGTGGCGCGAATACCTGGCGGTGCTGAACGCCCCGACCATCCTGGCCCGGGGTACGCAGCCGGTGGTCGGCAGCGCCTTACCCCTGACTCACGAGGTCGCGTTGGACAGCGAGGCCACCGCGCGCCTGACCGAATGGGCCCGCCGACACGGGTTGACGCTGAACACGGTCCTGCAGTTCGCCTGGGCGGTGCTGCTGGGCCGGCTCACCGACCGGACCGACGTGGCCTTCGGGGCGGTGGTGTCGGGACGTCCGCAACAGCTGACCGGCGTCGAGACCATGGTCGGCCTGTTCATCAACACCGTCCCGGTGACGGCGTCCACGCCGCCGCGGGCCGAGGTGGTCGCCGCCTGCCAAGCGCTGCAACGTGATACCGCTGCAATGCGCGACCTGGGGTACTTGAGCCTGTCGACGGTGCAGCGGGCCAACAGCAACGCAGTTTTCGACACCCTGCTGGTCTTCGAGAATGCCCCGATCGGCTCGGCGTCGGCCGGGGTCACCACCGACGACGGGGTGCGGTTCATCCCGATCGCCGTGGAAAGCCTCACGCACTACCCGCTGACACTGGTCAGCTACCCACCCCGCGACGGCCGGTTCACCGTGCTGCTCGAGGCGATCCCAGAAGCACTGGGGGAGTTGTCGATTCCCGATCTGGGGCAGCGGCTGCTGCAGATCCTGGGCCAGTTGTCCGATCCGGCGCGGCCCCGCATCGCCGACCTGGAAGTCCTGCTGCCTGCCGAGCGGGCACACGTTGTTTCCGGTCAGGTAGCGGTGCAGGCGAAGTCGGTGCCGGATTTGTTCGCCGCGGCCGTTGCCGCAGGACCGGACAGCCCGGCACTCACGGACCAGAACCGCAGCCTGACCTATGCCGAACTGGCATCCGAATCGGCCCGGCTGGCTCGGGTGCTGGCCGGGCAGGGGATCGGCCCCGAAGACCGGGTCGCGATAGCACTGCCACGCTCGTTGGACTCGGTCATCGCGATCCTCGCGGTTCTGCAGGCCGGCGCCGCCTACGTTCCCATCGACATCGGTCTGCCCGACGCGCGCATCGAATCGATTCTGCGCCAATCCGGTCCGAAGCTGACACTGAACCCCGAGCTTATGACGCAGCTGCGCGCCGACGGGGCCGTGCAGCGCCCGACGCCGTCGACGATCCACCCCGAGTCGGCTGCATACGTCATCTTCACCTCCGGTTCCACCGGCGAGCCCAAGGGTGTTATCGGCACCCACAGCGCCCTGGCGTCCTACTTCGCCGACCACCAGCAACGAATGTACGCACCGGCCATCGCGCAGCTCGGTCGGCCATTGCGGATCGCGCACGCCTGGTCGCTGAGTTTCGACGCGAGCTGGCAGCCGCTGGTCGGGCTGCTGGGCGGGCAGAGTGTGCACCTGTTCTCCGCCGAGGACATGCGCGACGCCGAGGCGATCATCGACGGTATTCGCCGGCATCGCCTGGACATGATCGACACCTCGCCCTCGATGTTCACCCAGCTCTTCGACGCCGGACTGCTCAACGCCGAGTCCGACCATCGGCTCACCGTGCTGGCGCTCGGCGGCGAGGCGATCGCCCCGCACGTGTGGGCGCGGCTACGCGCCGCGCCGTCGACCGCGGTGCACAACTGCTATGGACCCACCGAAACCACGGTGGAAGCCGTGGTCGCTGACGTCGCCGACACCGATGTACCGGTGATCGGGCAAGCGGTGCGGGGCATGGTCGCCCACGTACTGGACTCGGCGTTGCGTGAGGTGCCCGCCGGGGTGGCCGGCGAGCTGTACCTGTCCGGGGCCCAGGTCACCCGGGGTTACCTGGGCCGTGCCGGGGCGACCGCAGCCCGCTATGTCGCCGATCCCGCCGGCACCGGTGGCCGGATGTATCGCACCGGGGACCTGGTCCGGCGTCGCGCCGACGGTCGGCTGGTCTACCTCGGCCGAGCCGACGACCAGGTCAAAGTGCGCGGCTACCGGGTCGAGATCGCCGAGGTCGAAGGGGCATTAGCCGCGGCGACCGGGGTGACCGCCGCGGCGGTGGTCGCCGTTGTCGGCCCGACCGGCACTCAATTGGCCGGCTTTGTCGCGGGCACGGGCGTCGACACCACCCGGGTCCGCGCCGAGATCGGTTCCCGGCTGCCGTCGTACCTGATCCCCGCGCGGCTCCTTGCGGTGGAATCGATGCCGTTGACTCCCAACGGAAAGCTCGACACCGAGCACCTAACGGCGCTGCTGGCGCAGTCTGGTCCGCTCGGCGGCGGGGCCGAAGCAGTCACCGACACCGAACGAGCTTTGGTGGCAGTGCTCGCCGAGGTGTTGGCGGGTCCGGCGGGCTCCCCGAGTGCCGATGTGGCCGCCCTCGGGGTCGAGGCGGACCTGCGTGAGCTGGGTTTGGACAGCATCGTCGCACTGTCGCTGGTGCGCGCGGGGCGCCAGCGCGGACTGCCTTTGCGCCCGCGGGCCGTGTTGAGCTGCAACACGATCCGTGACTTGGCTGCGGTCTTGGACAACGAAATCGCCCAGGCCGCGCAAGTGTCGCAATCCGGCGGGCCGCTCGCGGACGACGGTCCGATCCCGCTGCTTCCCGCCGGACGCTGGCTTTACCAATACGGCAGTCCGCGCCGACTCGGGCAGGTCGAAGCGATCCGGCTGCCCGACGACACCGATCCGCAGCAGCTGCACTCGGCATTGGCCGCGGTCGTCGCCGCCCACCCGCTCCTGCACGCCCGACTCGATCTCGCCGAGCTGACGCTGCATCCGATCGAACCCACCGACATCCTGTGCGAGGTGGCCGTCGCAGTGGCCGATCAGTCGATGGTCACCGAGCACGGCACCCGACTCCTGCAGAGCCTGGATCCCGAGGCCGGAGCCATGCTGCGCGCCGTGTGGCTGCGCCCGCCGAGTGGGGCTGGGGTGCTGATCCTGGGCGCCCACGTGCTGGCGATGGACCCGGTGTCGTGGCAGGTGATCCTCGGTGAGCTGCATGCCGCTCTTGCCGGGACCGAGCCGCTGCCGGAGCACAGCGGCTACCGGCGATGGGCGGCCGCACTGCAGCAGCGCGCGCAGGACTTGGACACGGTGGACTTCTGGGCTGCACAGCTGGCGGGTGAGGACCCTGAGCTCGGTGCGCGCCGGGTGGACCCCCGCCACGATCACGCGGGTGATCTGACCGTGACGGTGACCGTCGCCGACCCCGGGGTGACCGCCGCACTGTTGGCCACCCAGGTTCCCCTGCACGACCTGTTGGTCGCGGCGACAGCAAGGATGGTCAGGGCGTGGCGGGCCCGCCGCGGACAGGTCGACGCGCCGCCATTGTTGGCTGTGGAGACCCATGGGCGTGCCGAGGAAGTGGTGACCGGGGTCGACACCACCGACATCGCCGGTCTGCTCTCGGCGATCTACCCACTTCGGGTGCCCCGGGCCGACCCGGCCGCAGTGGCGGATGCGCTCGCCGGAATTCCCGGCGGGGGAATCGATTACGGTCTTCTGGCCTACCTACGTGCCGATACCGCCGAGCAGCTGGCGGTTTTTCCTGGACCGCAGCTGTTGCTCAACTACCTGGGCAGGGTCGACCGGGTCGGCGCCGGACCGGCGGTGGCCCCCGACCTGATTGCCCGGCTGCCGTCGGTGCCCGAACCAGGCCAGGCGGTGCGCCACGAGCTGAGCATCTTCGCCGCAGTGGCCGACGTCGGGGCGGGGCCGGCGTTGATGGCGCAGTGGCGCACGCTGCCCGATATCCTCGGCGACGCCGAGATCGTGCAGCTGCAAGGGCTGTTCGCCGACAGTCTGAGCGAGCTGGTGGAGGAGCTGCGATGA
- the mbtG gene encoding NADPH-dependent L-lysine N(6)-monooxygenase MbtG produces the protein MSTLAVVGAGAKAVAVAAKAAVLRAMGVDAPDVVAVERTEVAANWRASGGWTDGAHRLGTSPEKDVGFPYRSALVAGRNAELDERMTRYSWQSYLIATGQFAQWVDRGRPAPTHLRWSQYLRWVADAVQLTVIPGEVERLGVQGDGWVLHTRETEVAADAVMITGPGQAEKSILPGNPLVLSIAQFWHRAAADRISAERVAVIGGGETAASMLNELFRHRVSTITVISPQVTLFTRGEGFFENALFSDPIDWTALTLAERRDALARTDRGVFSARVQDALLADDRIRHLRGRVAHAVARDGRIRLTLSTNRGGENFETVHGFDLVIDGSGADPLWFVPLFGQDTLDLLELGLGGPLSGERLAEAIGPDLAVSEVTPKLFLPNLAGLTQGPGFPNLSCLGLLSDRVLGAHLAPAPPKSPARSPLISRRSDEHQSL, from the coding sequence ATGAGCACACTTGCGGTGGTGGGCGCCGGCGCCAAAGCCGTCGCGGTGGCCGCGAAGGCCGCTGTGTTGCGTGCGATGGGGGTCGACGCACCGGACGTGGTCGCGGTCGAACGCACCGAGGTCGCCGCCAACTGGCGTGCCTCGGGTGGCTGGACCGACGGCGCGCACCGGTTGGGTACCAGCCCGGAGAAGGACGTCGGCTTTCCGTACCGCTCGGCACTGGTCGCCGGCCGCAACGCCGAACTCGACGAGCGGATGACCCGCTACAGCTGGCAGTCCTATCTGATCGCCACCGGCCAATTCGCGCAGTGGGTGGATCGCGGCCGCCCGGCGCCGACTCACCTGCGGTGGAGTCAATACCTGCGCTGGGTGGCCGACGCGGTGCAGCTGACCGTGATCCCGGGGGAGGTGGAGCGACTCGGGGTGCAGGGCGACGGCTGGGTGCTGCACACCCGCGAGACGGAGGTCGCCGCCGACGCGGTGATGATCACCGGACCGGGTCAGGCGGAGAAGTCGATCCTGCCCGGCAACCCGCTGGTGCTCTCGATCGCCCAGTTCTGGCACCGGGCCGCCGCCGACCGGATCAGCGCCGAGCGGGTGGCGGTCATCGGCGGCGGCGAGACAGCCGCCTCGATGCTCAATGAGCTTTTCCGCCATCGTGTTTCGACCATTACGGTGATCTCGCCGCAGGTGACGCTGTTCACCCGGGGGGAGGGCTTCTTCGAGAATGCGTTGTTCTCCGATCCCATCGACTGGACCGCGCTGACCTTGGCGGAGCGGCGAGACGCGCTGGCCCGCACCGATCGCGGAGTGTTCTCGGCCCGGGTGCAGGATGCGCTGCTGGCCGACGACCGGATCCGCCACCTCCGGGGCCGGGTGGCCCACGCGGTGGCCCGCGACGGCCGAATCCGACTGACGTTGAGCACCAACCGGGGCGGCGAGAACTTCGAGACCGTTCACGGATTCGACCTGGTCATCGACGGCTCCGGCGCCGATCCGCTGTGGTTTGTGCCGCTTTTCGGCCAAGACACTCTGGACCTGCTGGAGTTGGGTCTGGGTGGGCCGCTGTCCGGGGAGCGGCTGGCCGAGGCGATCGGGCCCGATCTTGCCGTCAGTGAGGTCACCCCGAAGCTCTTCTTACCCAACTTGGCAGGACTCACCCAGGGTCCGGGCTTTCCCAACCTGAGCTGTCTAGGCCTGCTGTCTGACCGGGTGCTGGGCGCCCACCTTGCTCCTGCGCCACCAAAATCCCCCGCGCGTTCGCCGCTGATATCGAGGAGATCCGATGAGCACCAATCCCTTTGA
- a CDS encoding MbtH family protein, with protein sequence MSTNPFDDENGSFYVLVNDEEQYSLWPTFANVPAGWRVVYGGEQGAARAACLEYVEQHWNDLRPKSLRDAMAAERG encoded by the coding sequence ATGAGCACCAATCCCTTTGACGATGAGAATGGCAGCTTCTACGTGCTGGTCAACGACGAAGAGCAGTACAGCCTGTGGCCGACCTTCGCCAATGTTCCCGCCGGGTGGCGAGTGGTCTATGGAGGTGAACAGGGCGCCGCTCGTGCGGCCTGTTTGGAGTACGTCGAACAGCACTGGAACGACCTGCGGCCCAAGAGCCTTCGGGATGCCATGGCGGCCGAGCGGGGGTAG